From Channa argus isolate prfri chromosome 18, Channa argus male v1.0, whole genome shotgun sequence, the proteins below share one genomic window:
- the LOC137103237 gene encoding 3-hydroxy-3-methylglutaryl-coenzyme A reductase-like, whose amino-acid sequence MLARLFRLHGLLVASHPWEVIVGTLALTICLVSMNGLTGSSQMCSWNGCPKVEEKSHSSDVIILTVTRCMAIVYIYFQFKNLRQMGSKYILGIAGLFTVFSSFVFSTVVIHFFGKELTGLNEALPFFLLLIDLSKACTLAKFALSSNSQEEVRENISQGMAILGPTFTLDALVECLVIGIGTMSGVPQLEIMCCFGCMSVLANYFVFMTLFPACVSLVLELSRESREGRPIWQLSHFARVLAEEEDNKPNPVTQRVKIIMSLGLALVHAHSRLAAEHPGQNCSVGGHIAKRPDLVGNMGPMKLTSMDLEQVITLSLALLLAVKYVFFEQTETESSLSLKGSIISSSPTQKPMVAGDCCRRELPATKPHIANGISVTSTTSHTVSDCTLSPEADMLYREVKQSPASSVENGCLTCCTESSLGQTPCIPPCSSVSEPRTLDECMSILSDPQRGAHFLSDAEVMNLVTSRNILNYKLEAVLETPERGVAIRRELLAPKLPVPSALACLPYKHYEYSKVMGTCCENVIGYMPVPVGVAGPLLLDEKQFYIPLATTEGCLVASTNRGCRALFLSGGCHSRILADSMTRGPVVRLPSACRAAEVKLWLETSDGFRLIKEAFDQTSRFARLDKLLVGLAGRNLYIRFQSQTGDAMGMNMLSKGTEQALRRLQQQYPDTEILSVSGNYCTDKKSAAINWILGRGKSAVCEATIPAKVVREVLKSSTAALVELNINKNLVGSAMAGSIGGFNAHAANIVAAIYIACGQDPAQTVGSSNCITQMEPAGPEGKDLYISCTMPSIELGTVGGGTNLPPQQACLQMLGVRGTSPSQPGENARQLARIVCATVLAGELSLMAALAAGHLVKSHMTHNRSTTNLSAAVSEKS is encoded by the exons ATGTTAGCACGGCTGTTCAGGCTCCACGGGCTGCTGGTGGCATCCCACCCATGGGAGGTTATAGTGGGCACCCTTGCTCTCACCATCTGCCTCGTGTCTATGAACGGCCTGACAGGCAGCAGCCAAATGTGCAGCTGGAATGGCTGTCCCAAAGTCGAGGAG aagAGCCACAGCAGTGATGTAATCATTCTGACAGTCACACGCTGCATGGCCATTGTTTACATCTATTTCCAGTTCAAAAACCTCAGACAAATGGGATCCAAATATATACTGG GGATTGCAGGGTTATTTACTGTCTTTTCCAGCTTTGTTTTCAGTACAGTGGTCATCCACTTCTTTGGAAAAGAACTGACGGGCCTTAA tgaaGCCCTGCCCTTCTTTTTGCTACTCATCGACTTGTCCAAAGCCTGCACGTTGGCCAAATTTGCCCTCAGCTCGAACTCTCAG GAGGAGGTGAGGGAGAACATCTCCCAGGGCATGGCCATCCTGGGCCCCACGTTCACACTCGATGCTCTAGTTGAGTGTCTGGTCATTGGAATAGGCACCATGTCAG GTGTCCCTCAATTAGAGATCATGTGTTGTTTTGGCTGTATGTCCGTCCTGGCCAATTACTTTGTCTTCATGACTTTGTTCCCTGCATGTGTCTCCCTGGTGCTGGAG TTATCCAGGGAAAGTCGGGAGGGCCGTCCTATCTGGCAGCTGAGCCACTTTGCCCGGGTGTTGGCTGAAGAAGAGGACAACAAGCCAAACCCCGTGACCCAAAGAGTTAAAATCATCATG TCTCTGGGCTTGGCCTTGGTTCATGCCCACAGTCGACTAGCAGCCGAGCATCCAGGCCAGAATTGTTCTGTGGGGGGGCACATAGCAAAGAGACCGGACTTGGTGGGCAACATGGGACCAATGAAGCTCACCAG CATGGACCTGGAACAGGTCATAACCCTCAGTCTAGCCTTGCTCCTGGCTGTGAAGTATGTCTTCTTTGAGCAAACAGAGACCGAGTCGTCCCTCTCCCTCAAAGGTTCCATCATCAGCTCTTCTCCAACCCAGAAGCCAATGGTGGCTGGGGACTGCTGCAGGAGGGAGCTCCCAGCCACGAAACCCCACATCGCGAATGGTATCTCAGTAACCAGCACCACCTCCCACACTGTCTCAGACTGTACACTTTCCCCTGAGGCTGACATGCTGTACAGAG AAGTGAAGCAGTCTCCTGCATCCTCAGTGGAGAACGGCTGTTTGACATGTTGCACGGAGTCATCCCTTGGTCAGACACCTTGCATTCCTCCGTGTAGCTCTGTGTCGGAGCCCAGAACGTTGGACGAATGCATGTCCATCCTCTCAGACCCTCAG AGAGGTGCCCATTTCCTCAGCGATGCAGAGGTGATGAACCTCGTAACCTCACGTAACATCCTCAACTATAAGCTGGAAGCTGTGCTCGAGACTCCAGAGAGAGGTGTGGCCATCCGGAGGGAACTGTTGGCACCCAAACTCCCAGTTCCCTCTGCCTTGGCTTGTCTGCCTTATAAACACTATGAATACTCCAAG GTTATGGGTACTTGTTGTGAGAATGTCATCGGCTACATGCCAGTGCCAGTAGGAGTGGCCGGGCCTCTCCTGCTGGACGAGAAGCAGTTTTACATTCCGTTGGCGACCACAGAGGGCTGCCTGGTGGCCAGCACTAACAGAGGATGCAGGGCACTCTTT CTAAGTGGGGGATGCCACAGCAGGATTCTAGCTGACAGCATGACCAGGGGTCCTGTGGTGAGGCTGCCCTCGGCATGCAGGGCCGCAGAGGTCAAACTCTGGCTCGAGACCTCAGATGGATTCAGGCTCATCAAAGAAGCCTTTGACCAGACCAGCAG GTTTGCTCGCCTGGACAAGCTGTTGGTGGGTTTAGCAGGGAGGAACCTGTACATTCGCTTCCAGTCTCAGACAGGAGACGCCATGGGCATGAACATGCTGTCAAAG GGGACTGAGCAGGCTCTGCGCAGACTCCAGCAGCAGTACCCAGACACGGAGATACTGTCAGTCAGTGGGAACTACTGCACGGACAAGAAGTCCGCTGCTATAAACTGGATTCTGGGCCGAGGCAAGTCTGCTGTGTGTGAGGCCACTATTCCAGCCAAGGTGGTCAGGGAG GTGCTGAAGAGCAGCACAGCTGCTCTAGTGGAGCTGAACATCAACAAGAACCTGGTGGGCTCGGCCATGGCCGGCAGTATCGGGGGCTTCAACGCTCATGCTGCCAACATTGTAGCAGCCATCTACATCGCCTGCGGACAG GATCCAGCTCAGACAGTGGGAAGCTCCAACTGCATCACTCAGATGGAGCCTGCTGGTCCAGAAGGGAAAGACCTGTACATCAGCTGCACCATGCCCTCCATAGAGCTGGGCACTGTGGGAGGAGGCACTAACCTGCCGCCACAGCAAGCCTGTCTACAG ATGCTGGGTGTACGAGGTACCAGTCCCAGCCAGCCGGGTGAAAACGCCCGTCAGCTGGCTCGTATAGTCTGTGCCACCGTCCTGGCAGGAGAGCTCTCCCTGATGGCTGCTCTAGCTGCTGGACACCTTGTCAAGAGCCACATGACACATAACAG ATCTACAACCAATTTGTCTGCGGCAGTTTCAGAAAAATCGTAA
- the LOC137103240 gene encoding beta-1,3-galactosyl-O-glycosyl-glycoprotein beta-1,6-N-acetylglucosaminyltransferase 4-like, with translation MNRNCSLLRLRRKQCIPSFVSVLILCGLLLLSINYSYINKSPHSPAFMEGTETLHRYNINCSAIYDMDPVEVGKSLIIRRKHLVEDKDDSLISLTFNCPFFLKSRGYDDVCVSEEERAFPIAYSLVVHKSAWMVERLIRATYSPSNVYCIHYDQKSSVQFITAMESLAHCLPNVFIASKRESVFYASISRLKADLNCLSDLLRSEVKWKYVINLCGQDFPLRSNVELVSELKKLNGSNMLETSRPTKSKEERFTFHHELKDASFEYHKLPVKTDQKKAPAPHGIEMFSGNAYFVLARDFVVHLDTSDVVKDFLAWSEDTYSPDEHFWATVVRLPGVPGEVPRSQPDITDLMSKTRLVKWEYLEEKLYPHCSGQHIRSVCIFGAAEMRWLLNYGHWFANKFDSKVDPILVQCVEEKLEQKQKLFQAAASCHRG, from the coding sequence ATGAATAGAAACTGTTCATTGCTGCGACTAAGAAGAAAGCAGTGCATCCCGTCCTTCGTCTCGGTGCTGATCCTATGTggcctgctgctgctcagcatCAACTACAGCTACATCAATAAATCCCCCCACTCTCCGGCGTTTATGGAGGGCACCGAGACCTTACACCGGTACAACATTAACTGCTCGGCCATTTATGACATGGACCCGGTGGAGGTGGGAAAATCTCTGATCATCAGGCGGAAGCACCTCGTGGAGGACAAGGATGACAGTCTGATCAGTCTCACCTTTAACTGCCCGTTTTTCCTCAAGAGCAGAGGTTATGACGACGTTTGTGTGTCAGAGGAAGAACGAGCCTTCCCTATCGCCTATTCTCTGGTTGTGCATAAATCCGCTTGGATGGTCGAGAGACTCATCCGAGCCACATACTCACCCAGTAATGTCTACTGCATCCACTATGACCAGAAGTCCTCAGTTCAGTTCATCACAGCCATGGAAAGCTTGGCCCACTGTTTGCCCAACGTCTTCATCGCCTCCAAGCGAGAGTCTGTGTTTTACGCAAGCATCAGTCGTTTGAAAGCGGATTTGAATTGTCTGTCTGACCTTCTGAGGTCAGAAGTTAAGTGGAAGTATGTCATCAACCTCTGTGGACAAGACTTCCCCCTCCGGTCCAACGTCGAGCTGGTGTCAGAGCTAAAGAAGTTAAATGGCTCCAATATGCTGGAGACAAGCCGACCCACGAAGTCGAAGGAGGAGCGCTTCACCTTTCACCACGAGCTGAAAGACGCCTCCTTCGAATACCACAAACTGCCCGTGAAAACGGACCAGAAAAAGGCGCCGGCGCCACATGGGATCGAGATGTTCTCGGGCAATGCCTATTTTGTCCTGGCGCGGGACTTTGTTGTGCACTTGGACACCTCCGATGTAGTGAAAGACTTTTTGGCTTGGTCTGAGGACACCTACTCCCCAGATGAACACTTCTGGGCCACGGTGGTGCGGCTGCCCGGCGTGCCCGGCGAGGTGCCCAGGTCCCAGCCGGATATCACCGACCTGATGAGTAAGACCAGGCTGGTGAAGTGGGAGTACCTGGAGGAGAAGCTGTACCCACACTGCTCGGGGCAACACATCCGCAGCGTCTGCATTTTCGGTGCGGCCGAAATGCGCTGGCTGCTCAACTATGGTCACTGGTTTGCTAATAAGTTTGACAGCAAAGTGGACCCCATTCTCGTTCAGTGCGtggaggagaagctggagcaaaAACAGAAGTTATTCCAGGCCGCAGCATCCTGCCACAGGGGTTAA